The following coding sequences are from one Archocentrus centrarchus isolate MPI-CPG fArcCen1 chromosome 4, fArcCen1, whole genome shotgun sequence window:
- the klhl26 gene encoding kelch-like protein 26 isoform X3, with protein sequence MFTGGMRESNQDTIELKGLSARGLKHIIDFAYSAEVTLDLDCIQDVLGAAVFLQMVPVVELCEEFLKSAMSVETCLHIGQMATTFSLSSLKESVDAFTFRHFLQIAEEEDFLHIPMERLIFFLQSNKLKNCSEIDLFHAAIRWLQYDESRRAQASSVLCHVRFPLMRSSELVDSVQRVNIMVEDVQCRQYLLEAFNYQILPFRQHEMQSSRTLIRSDVMSIITFGGTPYTDNDRTVSSKVYYLPDVASRQFKELTEMDTGCSHACVAVLDNFVYLVGGQHLQYRSGEGAVDSCYRYDPHLNQWLRIPSMQEARIQFQLNVLNGQLYATGGRNRSGSLSSVECYCPKKNEWSCVEPLKRRIWGHAGTPCGEKLYISGGYGVSLDDKKTLHCYDPVTDQWDFRAPMNEPRVLHAMISTRDRVYALGGRMDHVDRCFDVLAVEYYIPENDQWTTANPMRAGQSEAGCCFLDGKIYIVGGYNWHLNNVTSIVQVYNTETDEWERDLHFPESFAGIACTPIILPQNTTQR encoded by the coding sequence ATGTTTACGGGAGGCATGAGGGAGTCAAACCAAGATACCATTGAGCTGAAGGGTTTGTCTGCCCGTGGGCTGAAACATATTATCGACTTTGCCTATAGTGCAGAAGTCACTTTAGACTTGGACTGTATTCAGGATGTCCTCGGAGCTGCTGTCTTCCTCCAGATGGTTCCCGTCGTGGAGCTCTGTGAGGAGTTCCTCAAGTCAGCGATGAGCGTTGAGACATGCCTACACATCGGCCAGATGGCCACCACATTCAGCTTGTCTTCCCTGAAGGAGTCAGTGGACGCCTTCACCTTTCGCCACTTCCTCCAGatagcagaggaggaggatttCCTGCACATTCCCATGGAGCGCCTCATCTTCTTCCTTCAAAGCAACAAACTGAAGAACTGTAGTGAGATCGACCTCTTCCATGCCGCCATCAGGTGGCTCCAGTATGATGAGTCACGCCGGGCTCAAGCCAGCAGTGTCCTCTGCCACGTGCGCTTCCCCCTCATGCGCTCCTCAGAGTTGGTGGACAGTGTTCAGAGAGTGAACATCATGGTGGAGGATGTTCAGTGTCGCCAGTATCTCCTTGAGGCCTTCAATTACCAGATCCTTCCCTTCCGACAGCATGAAATGCAGTCCTCGCGGACACTCATTCGCTCTGACGTCATGTCAATCATCACCTTTGGTGGAACGCCCTACACTGACAATGATCGCACAGTCAGCAGCAAGGTGTActatcttcctgatgttgcatCCCGCCAGTTCAAAGAGCTTACAGAGATGGACACGGGGTGCAGCCACGCTTGTGTTGCCGTACTCGATAACTTTGTGTACCTCGTCGGTGGACAGCACTTACAGTATCGCAGTGGTGAGGGGGCGGTAGACAGCTGTTATCGCTATGATCCACATCTGAACCAATGGCTGCGCATCCCATCCATGCAGGAGGCTCGTATCCAGTTTCAGCTTAATGTGCTAAACGGACAGCTCTACGCCACGGGAGGGCGCAATCGATCCGGCAGTCTGTCATCTGTAGAGTGTTACTGCCCAAAGAAGAATGAGTGGTCTTGTGTGGAACCGTTAAAACGCAGGATTTGGGGTCATGCGGGTACTCCCTGTGGAGAGAAGCTGTATATCTCAGGAGGTTACGGTGTCTCGTTAGATGACAAGAAAACTCTTCACTGTTACGATCCGGTGACAGATCAGTGGGACTTTAGAGCTCCCATGAATGAACCCAGAGTGCTGCATGCCATGATCAGCACCAGGGATCGGGTTTATGCCCTGGGCGGTCGCATGGACCACGTAGACCGTTGTTTTGATGTGCTGGCAGTCGAGTATTACATTCCAGAGAACGACCAGTGGACCACAGCCAATCCCATGAGAGCTGGGCAGTCTGAAGCGGGCTGCTGCTTTCTGGACGGAAAGATTTACATTGTTGGAGGTTACAACTGGCACCTGAACAATGTCACAAGTATCGTTCAGGTGtacaacacagagacagatgagTGGGAGAGGGATTTGCATTTCCCAGAATCCTTTGCTGGGATTGCTTGTACACCAATTATACTTCCACAAAACACCACACAGCGTTGA
- the klhl26 gene encoding kelch-like protein 26 isoform X1: MAETDGGDFAPKHTQNSMANKNSTLRCTFSAPSHSSTLLQGLSVLRAQGQLLDVVLAINEERFQVHKAVLAACSDYFRAMFTGGMRESNQDTIELKGLSARGLKHIIDFAYSAEVTLDLDCIQDVLGAAVFLQMVPVVELCEEFLKSAMSVETCLHIGQMATTFSLSSLKESVDAFTFRHFLQIAEEEDFLHIPMERLIFFLQSNKLKNCSEIDLFHAAIRWLQYDESRRAQASSVLCHVRFPLMRSSELVDSVQRVNIMVEDVQCRQYLLEAFNYQILPFRQHEMQSSRTLIRSDVMSIITFGGTPYTDNDRTVSSKVYYLPDVASRQFKELTEMDTGCSHACVAVLDNFVYLVGGQHLQYRSGEGAVDSCYRYDPHLNQWLRIPSMQEARIQFQLNVLNGQLYATGGRNRSGSLSSVECYCPKKNEWSCVEPLKRRIWGHAGTPCGEKLYISGGYGVSLDDKKTLHCYDPVTDQWDFRAPMNEPRVLHAMISTRDRVYALGGRMDHVDRCFDVLAVEYYIPENDQWTTANPMRAGQSEAGCCFLDGKIYIVGGYNWHLNNVTSIVQVYNTETDEWERDLHFPESFAGIACTPIILPQNTTQR; encoded by the exons ATGGCGGAGACGGATGGTGGGGATTTTGCTCCAAAACATACGCAGAACAG TATGGCAAACAAGAATAGCACCCTGCGCTGTACTTTCTCAGCCCCGAGCCACAGTTCCACTCTCCTTCAGGGCTTGTCTGTTTTGCGGGCTCAGGGCCAGCTACTTGACGTCGTGCTGGCCATCAACGAGGAGCGCTTCCAGGTCCATAAAGCAGTGCTGGCCGCCTGTAGTGATTATTTCAG AGCAATGTTTACGGGAGGCATGAGGGAGTCAAACCAAGATACCATTGAGCTGAAGGGTTTGTCTGCCCGTGGGCTGAAACATATTATCGACTTTGCCTATAGTGCAGAAGTCACTTTAGACTTGGACTGTATTCAGGATGTCCTCGGAGCTGCTGTCTTCCTCCAGATGGTTCCCGTCGTGGAGCTCTGTGAGGAGTTCCTCAAGTCAGCGATGAGCGTTGAGACATGCCTACACATCGGCCAGATGGCCACCACATTCAGCTTGTCTTCCCTGAAGGAGTCAGTGGACGCCTTCACCTTTCGCCACTTCCTCCAGatagcagaggaggaggatttCCTGCACATTCCCATGGAGCGCCTCATCTTCTTCCTTCAAAGCAACAAACTGAAGAACTGTAGTGAGATCGACCTCTTCCATGCCGCCATCAGGTGGCTCCAGTATGATGAGTCACGCCGGGCTCAAGCCAGCAGTGTCCTCTGCCACGTGCGCTTCCCCCTCATGCGCTCCTCAGAGTTGGTGGACAGTGTTCAGAGAGTGAACATCATGGTGGAGGATGTTCAGTGTCGCCAGTATCTCCTTGAGGCCTTCAATTACCAGATCCTTCCCTTCCGACAGCATGAAATGCAGTCCTCGCGGACACTCATTCGCTCTGACGTCATGTCAATCATCACCTTTGGTGGAACGCCCTACACTGACAATGATCGCACAGTCAGCAGCAAGGTGTActatcttcctgatgttgcatCCCGCCAGTTCAAAGAGCTTACAGAGATGGACACGGGGTGCAGCCACGCTTGTGTTGCCGTACTCGATAACTTTGTGTACCTCGTCGGTGGACAGCACTTACAGTATCGCAGTGGTGAGGGGGCGGTAGACAGCTGTTATCGCTATGATCCACATCTGAACCAATGGCTGCGCATCCCATCCATGCAGGAGGCTCGTATCCAGTTTCAGCTTAATGTGCTAAACGGACAGCTCTACGCCACGGGAGGGCGCAATCGATCCGGCAGTCTGTCATCTGTAGAGTGTTACTGCCCAAAGAAGAATGAGTGGTCTTGTGTGGAACCGTTAAAACGCAGGATTTGGGGTCATGCGGGTACTCCCTGTGGAGAGAAGCTGTATATCTCAGGAGGTTACGGTGTCTCGTTAGATGACAAGAAAACTCTTCACTGTTACGATCCGGTGACAGATCAGTGGGACTTTAGAGCTCCCATGAATGAACCCAGAGTGCTGCATGCCATGATCAGCACCAGGGATCGGGTTTATGCCCTGGGCGGTCGCATGGACCACGTAGACCGTTGTTTTGATGTGCTGGCAGTCGAGTATTACATTCCAGAGAACGACCAGTGGACCACAGCCAATCCCATGAGAGCTGGGCAGTCTGAAGCGGGCTGCTGCTTTCTGGACGGAAAGATTTACATTGTTGGAGGTTACAACTGGCACCTGAACAATGTCACAAGTATCGTTCAGGTGtacaacacagagacagatgagTGGGAGAGGGATTTGCATTTCCCAGAATCCTTTGCTGGGATTGCTTGTACACCAATTATACTTCCACAAAACACCACACAGCGTTGA
- the klhl26 gene encoding kelch-like protein 26 isoform X2 gives MAETDGGDFAPKHTQNRAMFTGGMRESNQDTIELKGLSARGLKHIIDFAYSAEVTLDLDCIQDVLGAAVFLQMVPVVELCEEFLKSAMSVETCLHIGQMATTFSLSSLKESVDAFTFRHFLQIAEEEDFLHIPMERLIFFLQSNKLKNCSEIDLFHAAIRWLQYDESRRAQASSVLCHVRFPLMRSSELVDSVQRVNIMVEDVQCRQYLLEAFNYQILPFRQHEMQSSRTLIRSDVMSIITFGGTPYTDNDRTVSSKVYYLPDVASRQFKELTEMDTGCSHACVAVLDNFVYLVGGQHLQYRSGEGAVDSCYRYDPHLNQWLRIPSMQEARIQFQLNVLNGQLYATGGRNRSGSLSSVECYCPKKNEWSCVEPLKRRIWGHAGTPCGEKLYISGGYGVSLDDKKTLHCYDPVTDQWDFRAPMNEPRVLHAMISTRDRVYALGGRMDHVDRCFDVLAVEYYIPENDQWTTANPMRAGQSEAGCCFLDGKIYIVGGYNWHLNNVTSIVQVYNTETDEWERDLHFPESFAGIACTPIILPQNTTQR, from the exons ATGGCGGAGACGGATGGTGGGGATTTTGCTCCAAAACATACGCAGAACAG AGCAATGTTTACGGGAGGCATGAGGGAGTCAAACCAAGATACCATTGAGCTGAAGGGTTTGTCTGCCCGTGGGCTGAAACATATTATCGACTTTGCCTATAGTGCAGAAGTCACTTTAGACTTGGACTGTATTCAGGATGTCCTCGGAGCTGCTGTCTTCCTCCAGATGGTTCCCGTCGTGGAGCTCTGTGAGGAGTTCCTCAAGTCAGCGATGAGCGTTGAGACATGCCTACACATCGGCCAGATGGCCACCACATTCAGCTTGTCTTCCCTGAAGGAGTCAGTGGACGCCTTCACCTTTCGCCACTTCCTCCAGatagcagaggaggaggatttCCTGCACATTCCCATGGAGCGCCTCATCTTCTTCCTTCAAAGCAACAAACTGAAGAACTGTAGTGAGATCGACCTCTTCCATGCCGCCATCAGGTGGCTCCAGTATGATGAGTCACGCCGGGCTCAAGCCAGCAGTGTCCTCTGCCACGTGCGCTTCCCCCTCATGCGCTCCTCAGAGTTGGTGGACAGTGTTCAGAGAGTGAACATCATGGTGGAGGATGTTCAGTGTCGCCAGTATCTCCTTGAGGCCTTCAATTACCAGATCCTTCCCTTCCGACAGCATGAAATGCAGTCCTCGCGGACACTCATTCGCTCTGACGTCATGTCAATCATCACCTTTGGTGGAACGCCCTACACTGACAATGATCGCACAGTCAGCAGCAAGGTGTActatcttcctgatgttgcatCCCGCCAGTTCAAAGAGCTTACAGAGATGGACACGGGGTGCAGCCACGCTTGTGTTGCCGTACTCGATAACTTTGTGTACCTCGTCGGTGGACAGCACTTACAGTATCGCAGTGGTGAGGGGGCGGTAGACAGCTGTTATCGCTATGATCCACATCTGAACCAATGGCTGCGCATCCCATCCATGCAGGAGGCTCGTATCCAGTTTCAGCTTAATGTGCTAAACGGACAGCTCTACGCCACGGGAGGGCGCAATCGATCCGGCAGTCTGTCATCTGTAGAGTGTTACTGCCCAAAGAAGAATGAGTGGTCTTGTGTGGAACCGTTAAAACGCAGGATTTGGGGTCATGCGGGTACTCCCTGTGGAGAGAAGCTGTATATCTCAGGAGGTTACGGTGTCTCGTTAGATGACAAGAAAACTCTTCACTGTTACGATCCGGTGACAGATCAGTGGGACTTTAGAGCTCCCATGAATGAACCCAGAGTGCTGCATGCCATGATCAGCACCAGGGATCGGGTTTATGCCCTGGGCGGTCGCATGGACCACGTAGACCGTTGTTTTGATGTGCTGGCAGTCGAGTATTACATTCCAGAGAACGACCAGTGGACCACAGCCAATCCCATGAGAGCTGGGCAGTCTGAAGCGGGCTGCTGCTTTCTGGACGGAAAGATTTACATTGTTGGAGGTTACAACTGGCACCTGAACAATGTCACAAGTATCGTTCAGGTGtacaacacagagacagatgagTGGGAGAGGGATTTGCATTTCCCAGAATCCTTTGCTGGGATTGCTTGTACACCAATTATACTTCCACAAAACACCACACAGCGTTGA
- the crtc1b gene encoding CREB-regulated transcription coactivator 1b yields MASSNNPRKFSEKIALHNQKQAEETAAFEEVMKDLNITRAARLQLQKTQYLQLGQNRGQYYGGSLPNVNQIGNGNIDLPFQNSVLDTSRTTRHHGLVDRVYRDRNRITSPHRRPLTVDKHGRQIDSCPYSSVYLSPPPDTSWRRTNSDSALHQSAMNPKPQEVFAGGSQELQPKRVLLLTVPGTENSESSADKDAQKQLWDDKKDDSSTPNTCDVPGINIFPSPDQELNPSVLPAAHNTGGSLPDLTNIQFPPPLSTPLDPEDIVTFPSLSAANSTGSLTTNLTHLGISAASHGIPTSPQPTMTVTAQRRQPPVVPLTLTSDLHLQQSPQQLSPTLSSPVNITQVVPTESLTLEQQLSQYPLFNQLTAQAQAQLISDLQKQQALPQGIQLITLPTLASTGTASATASSPSPDSQTTGSMSISSYRNQTGSPATQSPTSPVSNQGFSPGGSPQHIPVVGSIFGDSFYDQQLASRQTNALSHQLEQFNMIENPISSNSLYNQCSTLNYTQAAMMGLTGSSLPDSQQLGYSSHSNIPNIILTVTGESPPSLSKELTNSLAGVGDVSFDADSQFPLDELKIDPLTLDGLHMLNDPDMVLADPATEDTFRMDRL; encoded by the exons ATGGCGTCCTCTAACAATCCTCGCAAATTTAGCGAAAAAATCGCTTTGCATAATCAGAAGCAGGCGGAAGAGACTGCTGCGTTTGAAGAAGTGATGAAAGACCTGAACATCACCAGAGCTGCGCGG TTGCAGTTACAGAAGACCCAGTATTTGCAACTAGGGCAGAATCGTGGACAGTACTATGGAGGCTCACTGCCCAATGTCAATCAGATTGGAAATGGCAACATTGACCTGCCTTTTCAG AACTCGGTGCTGGATACCAGTCGGACAACCAGACACCACGGGCTGGTGGATCGTGTTTACCGTGACCGGAACCGCATCACATCCCCTCACCGCCGGCCACTGACAGTCGACAAACATGGACGCCAG ATTGACAGCTGTCCTTACAGCTCAGTTTACCTCTCCCCACCGCCAGACACTAGCTGGAGAAG GACAAATTCAGACTCTGCCTTACACCAGAGCGCCATGAATCCGAAGCCTCAGGAGGTCTTTGCCGGGGGATCACAGGAGCTGCAGCCGAAACGAG TACTGCTGCTAACAGTGCCTGGGACGGAGAATTCGGAGTCAAGTGCAGACAAGGATGCGCAGAAACAGTTGTGGGATGACAAGAAG GACGATTCATCAACGCCCAACACATGTGATGTCCCAGGAATCAA TATATTCCCCTCACCAGACCAGGAGTTGAACCCATCTGTGCTCCCAGCTGCACACAACACCGGCGGTTCGCTGCCCGATCTGACTAACATCCAGTTCCCTCCACCACTCTCTACTCCACTGGACCCTGAGGACATCGTGACCTTCCCCTCCCTCAGCGCGGCCAACAGTACGGGTAGCCTCACCACAAACCTCACCCACCTGGGCATCAGTGCTGCCAGCCATG gaATCCCCACTTCTCCTCAGCCCACCATGACTGTGACTGCACAGCGCCGGCAGCCACCTGTGGTGCCACTCACCCTCACCTCTGACCTCCATCTCcaacagtctcctcagcagctcTCACCCACGCTTTCCTCACCCGTTAACATTACACAG GTTGTGCCAACAGAGTCATTGACCCTGGAGCAGCAGCTTTCCCAGTACCCTCTGTTCAACCAGCTGACAGCTCAGGCTCAGGCTCAGCTGATCAGTGACCTCCAGAAGCAGCAGGCCCTGCCACAAGGCATCCAGCTCATTACTTTGCCAACCCTGGCCTCCACTGGTACAGCATCTGCCACTGCCAGCAGCCCCTCACCAGACAGCCAGACCACGGGAAGCATGAGCATCAGCTCG TACCGCAATCAGACTGGCTCACCAGCCACTCAGTCTCCAACCTCCCCAGTCTCCAATCAAGGCTTCTCCCCCGGAGGCTCACCTCAA CACATCCCTGTGGTAGGCAGCATATTCGGTGACTCCTTTTATGATCAGCAGTTGGCGTCGAGGCAGACCAACGCTCTCTCTCATCAG CTCGAGCAGTTCAACATGATCGAAAACCCCATCAGCTCCAACAGCCTTTACAACCAGTGCTCCACCCTCAACTACACGCAGGCAGCCATGATGGGCCTCACTGGAAGCAGCCTACCAGACTCTCAGCAGCTCGGTTACAGCAGCCACAGCAACATCCCCAACATCATCCTAACAG TCACAGGTGAGTCTCCGCCAAGCCTCTCCAAAGAGCTGACCAACTCTCTGGCTGGAGTTGGCGACGTCAGCTTCGACGCAGATTCTCAGTTTCCTCTGGACGAGCTGAAGATCGACCCGCTCACCCTGGATGGACTGCACATGCTCAACGACCCCGACATGGTGCTCGCCGACCCTGCCACAGAGGACACTTTCAGAATGGACAGGCTGTAA